One Streptomyces mobaraensis NBRC 13819 = DSM 40847 DNA segment encodes these proteins:
- a CDS encoding LysR family transcriptional regulator translates to MFDPVQLRTFLAVSQTLSFTQAAHRLGVRQSTVSQQVRRLEEAAGRRLFVRDTHSVELTEDGEAMLGFARTILEANERAAHWFAGTRLRGRLRFGASEDFVLTRLPEVLERFRREHPEVDLELTVDLSDTLHEQMAAGRFDLVLVKRHPRQPQNGRLVWRDRLVWIGSERLRLDARRPLPLVVFPAPAITRARALDVLEREGRAWRVTCTSRSLNGLVAAARAGLGVMAHTRGMIPPGLVPVPVRAGLPELGAIDVVLLQGPGPERDSAARGSAEALSQAILAAGDRLHTPAGPDGQEVQDVIEPGQGDFVQIP, encoded by the coding sequence ATGTTCGATCCGGTGCAGTTGCGGACCTTCCTCGCCGTCTCGCAGACGCTCAGCTTCACCCAGGCCGCCCATCGCCTGGGGGTGCGCCAGTCGACCGTCAGCCAGCAGGTGCGCAGGCTGGAGGAGGCGGCAGGCCGGCGGCTGTTCGTCCGTGACACGCACAGCGTGGAGCTGACCGAGGACGGGGAGGCCATGCTCGGCTTCGCCCGGACGATCCTGGAGGCGAACGAGCGGGCCGCCCACTGGTTCGCGGGGACGCGGTTGCGCGGGCGGCTGCGCTTCGGAGCCTCCGAGGACTTCGTCCTCACCCGGCTGCCCGAGGTCCTGGAGCGCTTCCGGCGTGAGCACCCGGAGGTGGACCTGGAGCTCACGGTGGACCTGTCGGACACGCTCCACGAGCAGATGGCGGCCGGCCGCTTCGATCTGGTGCTGGTCAAGCGCCACCCCCGGCAGCCGCAGAACGGCCGGCTCGTCTGGCGTGACCGCCTGGTGTGGATCGGCAGCGAGCGGCTGCGGTTGGACGCCCGCCGACCCCTGCCGCTGGTCGTCTTCCCGGCCCCGGCGATCACGCGGGCGCGGGCCCTGGACGTCCTGGAGCGCGAGGGCCGGGCCTGGCGGGTGACCTGCACCAGCCGCAGCCTCAACGGCCTGGTCGCGGCGGCCCGGGCCGGGCTGGGGGTGATGGCCCATACGCGCGGCATGATCCCGCCGGGGCTGGTGCCGGTCCCGGTCAGGGCGGGGCTGCCGGAGCTCGGTGCCATCGACGTCGTCCTGTTGCAGGGCCCCGGTCCGGAACGGGACAGCGCGGCGCGGGGCAGCGCGGAAGCGCTGTCGCAGGCGATCCTGGCGGCCGGCGACCGCCTGCACACCCCGGCCGGGCCGGATGGTCAGGAGGTACAGGACGTAATCGAGCCAGGTCAGGGAGATTTCGTGCAGATACCGTGA
- a CDS encoding response regulator transcription factor, whose amino-acid sequence MIRTMIVDDDRLVRLALADILDDTPGITVAAEAADGAEALELARAHRIDVALMDVRMPRVDGIEATRRLRALPDPPQVVVLTTFDLDQYVYDALAAGASGFLLKDTEPDEIARAVRVVAAGQAMLHPHAARRLIDRYHDTARPSGRAARVRVARLTPRETEVLALLAGGASNAGIAAALGMRESTAKAHVSRILAALEVGNRVQAALCARDAGIGAG is encoded by the coding sequence ATGATCCGGACCATGATCGTCGACGACGACCGGCTGGTCCGGCTCGCCCTCGCCGACATCCTCGACGACACCCCCGGCATCACCGTCGCCGCCGAGGCCGCCGACGGCGCCGAGGCGCTGGAACTGGCCCGCGCCCACCGGATCGACGTGGCCCTCATGGACGTGCGGATGCCCCGCGTGGACGGCATCGAGGCCACCCGGCGGCTGCGCGCCCTGCCGGACCCGCCGCAGGTCGTCGTGCTCACCACCTTCGACCTCGACCAGTACGTGTACGACGCGCTGGCGGCCGGCGCGTCCGGGTTCCTGCTCAAGGACACCGAACCCGACGAGATCGCCCGCGCCGTGCGGGTCGTCGCCGCCGGCCAGGCCATGCTCCATCCGCACGCCGCCCGCCGCCTCATCGACCGCTACCACGACACGGCCCGCCCGTCCGGCCGCGCGGCCAGGGTCCGGGTCGCGCGGTTGACGCCCCGCGAGACCGAGGTCCTCGCCCTGCTCGCCGGAGGCGCGTCCAACGCCGGGATCGCCGCCGCGCTGGGGATGCGGGAGAGCACGGCGAAGGCACACGTCAGCCGGATCCTGGCGGCGCTGGAGGTGGGCAACCGGGTGCAGGCGGCGCTGTGCGCGCGGGACGCGGGGATCGGCGCCGGCTGA
- a CDS encoding GTPase-associated protein 1-related protein has product MTLQQLHYSCSSAASGPRFTAASPDLPALLLGETEPLLTYEPPDTAPASGPARAFPAGSTDPTACNPTATSPTPTAPSGSPAGTGELVDLPVVFSHNRLSDGTRLLCRTVCTGTYLRGRRHAFHAHAVRLTQDGPLPGGLLPIEAWESPSWAETTPDDGVPVPLAAFAPARRIGKEGLLEFVTARAERLEPFLTDVRSLFRSPDSPQLLVIERDTTRIAHWIAVASAVLPREHAHRLTFTTYTRRPLLARHQIVGALPGSDFDYAHVAADRRYRVHDCAGGQSSPVRDEPDPWAVVAARVLLAGKPALFTEAARLRAAGDRDTTHDAGRLAAVALREGIALDSAGRAAAARWARQHGHHGQQVRPGRNGRQPADDRMDRADGVERADRTDGPGGAVPNAVLTALARGGTPRTSAEWAALAELADDFGPLTDHPAGERLRRDLRAELDRAAPGEPLEQVLSLLRLAEALRVDHTPVLTARLSAALLGDAQQDRERVWAAVTGRPGLTAAVLDALERTAATGDPSSVVRLLTTGFPKERLVDHPHLRMAAAVAGRPLPPDQDRTDLLTALTRAAGRRHGSDPAVLRTAYRLIWGSARPTAAEAAALLSRLPAERHRAAGLDDVLVRSALESGPDDEHAPAVARTLILRCGQRLDPRRRAALLLLDQAGALADGEEQPGFAARVLALREQAAPLEPAIDERVCGALLRRLLSGEPCHDELSALVRSGDEELLTAYARMARSGLADLVLRRSPEFAGVCFMAWNAEAGESDLWDDLRNDLLVTVLRPAVRRMTREELDEVQWFLSEQDGAWGEMFLDWNRRPGVLGRLGSLCRTAGARARPD; this is encoded by the coding sequence GTGACCCTGCAGCAACTGCACTACTCCTGCTCGTCCGCGGCCTCGGGCCCCCGCTTCACCGCCGCCAGCCCCGACCTGCCCGCTCTCCTGCTCGGGGAGACCGAGCCCCTGCTCACCTACGAGCCGCCGGACACCGCTCCCGCGTCCGGCCCGGCCCGCGCATTCCCCGCCGGCTCCACCGACCCGACCGCCTGCAACCCCACCGCCACCAGCCCCACCCCCACCGCTCCCTCCGGCTCCCCCGCGGGCACCGGCGAACTCGTGGACCTCCCCGTCGTCTTCAGCCACAATCGCCTCTCCGACGGCACCCGGCTGCTCTGCCGCACCGTGTGTACCGGCACCTACCTCCGCGGCCGGCGCCACGCCTTCCACGCCCACGCGGTCCGGTTGACACAGGACGGGCCCTTGCCCGGCGGCCTGTTGCCCATCGAGGCGTGGGAGTCCCCCTCCTGGGCCGAGACCACTCCGGACGACGGAGTCCCCGTCCCCTTGGCGGCCTTCGCTCCGGCCCGCCGCATCGGCAAGGAGGGACTGCTGGAGTTCGTCACCGCCCGTGCCGAGCGACTGGAACCCTTTCTCACGGACGTCCGCTCCCTGTTCCGCAGTCCCGACTCGCCTCAACTCCTCGTGATCGAACGGGACACGACCCGCATCGCGCACTGGATCGCCGTCGCCAGCGCCGTACTCCCGCGTGAGCACGCCCACCGGCTCACCTTCACCACCTACACCCGTCGGCCACTGCTCGCCCGGCACCAGATCGTCGGCGCCCTCCCCGGGTCCGACTTCGACTACGCCCACGTCGCGGCCGACCGGCGCTACCGCGTCCACGACTGCGCGGGCGGCCAGTCCAGCCCCGTCCGGGACGAACCCGACCCCTGGGCCGTCGTCGCCGCCCGGGTGCTCCTGGCGGGCAAGCCCGCGCTGTTCACGGAGGCCGCCCGGCTCCGCGCCGCCGGTGACCGCGACACCACGCACGACGCCGGTCGGCTCGCCGCCGTCGCGCTCCGCGAAGGGATCGCCCTCGACTCGGCGGGACGGGCGGCCGCCGCCCGCTGGGCCCGTCAGCACGGCCACCACGGTCAGCAGGTCCGGCCCGGGCGGAACGGGCGGCAACCCGCGGACGACCGCATGGACAGAGCGGACGGAGTGGAGAGGGCGGACAGAACGGACGGCCCGGGCGGAGCGGTTCCGAACGCGGTGCTCACCGCCCTGGCCCGGGGCGGCACCCCCCGCACCTCGGCGGAATGGGCCGCCCTCGCCGAACTCGCCGATGACTTCGGCCCCTTGACGGACCACCCCGCGGGCGAGCGGCTCAGACGCGACCTGCGCGCGGAGCTCGACCGCGCCGCCCCCGGCGAACCCCTCGAACAGGTGCTGTCCCTCCTCCGCCTCGCGGAGGCCCTGCGCGTCGACCACACCCCCGTACTCACCGCCCGCCTGAGCGCCGCCCTGCTCGGTGACGCCCAGCAGGACCGCGAACGGGTGTGGGCGGCGGTCACCGGACGCCCGGGACTGACGGCGGCGGTCCTCGACGCCCTGGAGCGCACCGCGGCCACCGGCGACCCGTCGTCCGTCGTCCGCCTCCTCACCACCGGCTTCCCGAAAGAGCGGTTGGTGGACCACCCCCACCTGCGCATGGCGGCGGCCGTGGCGGGCCGGCCGCTCCCGCCCGACCAGGACCGCACCGACCTCCTCACCGCGCTCACCCGGGCGGCCGGGCGCCGCCACGGCTCCGACCCGGCCGTCCTGCGCACCGCCTACCGGCTGATCTGGGGCAGCGCCCGGCCCACCGCCGCCGAGGCCGCCGCGCTGCTGTCCCGGCTGCCCGCCGAGCGGCACCGCGCCGCGGGCCTCGACGACGTGCTCGTCCGGTCCGCGCTGGAGAGCGGCCCGGACGACGAGCACGCGCCCGCCGTCGCCCGGACCCTGATCCTGCGGTGCGGTCAGCGGCTCGACCCCCGCCGGCGCGCCGCGCTCCTCCTCCTCGACCAGGCGGGAGCCCTCGCCGACGGAGAGGAACAGCCGGGCTTCGCCGCCAGGGTCCTCGCCCTCCGCGAGCAGGCGGCGCCGCTGGAACCGGCCATCGACGAGCGGGTGTGCGGCGCCCTCCTCCGCAGACTGCTCTCCGGCGAGCCGTGCCACGACGAGCTGTCCGCGCTCGTCCGCTCCGGCGACGAGGAACTGCTCACCGCCTACGCCCGCATGGCCCGTAGCGGACTGGCGGACCTGGTCCTCCGCCGCTCACCCGAGTTCGCGGGCGTGTGCTTCATGGCCTGGAACGCCGAGGCCGGCGAGAGCGATCTCTGGGACGACCTCCGGAACGATCTGCTGGTCACCGTGCTGCGCCCCGCCGTCCGCCGGATGACCCGAGAGGAGTTGGACGAAGTCCAGTGGTTCCTGAGTGAACAGGACGGCGCCTGGGGCGAGATGTTCCTCGACTGGAACAGGCGCCCCGGGGTGCTCGGCAGGCTCGGGTCCCTGTGCCGGACGGCGGGGGCGCGGGCGCGACCGGACTGA
- a CDS encoding helix-turn-helix domain-containing protein — translation MTITAASTATQVGELLRSWRNRRRISQLELALRANSSARHISFIETGRSRPSEEMVLRLADHLDVPVRERNALLMSAGYAPRYPERSLDDPALSEMRESLDVLLRGYEPFPALVVDGTYQVVAANRGVPLLLEGVAEELLAPPQNAMRLTLHPHGMAPRIRNFLEWRCHLLHQMDRQLALMRSAPLRALYDEVTGFPMPDPCGEERMADRRAPVALPMVIDVGGRTLSFVSTIATFNTPLDVTVSELALETFLPADQETAAYLRSLTP, via the coding sequence ATGACGATTACTGCGGCCTCGACGGCAACGCAAGTGGGCGAGCTCCTGCGCTCCTGGCGGAACCGCCGCCGGATCAGCCAGCTGGAGCTGGCCCTGCGGGCGAACTCCTCGGCCCGGCACATCAGTTTCATCGAGACGGGCCGGTCCCGGCCGAGCGAGGAGATGGTGCTGCGCCTGGCCGACCATCTGGACGTCCCCGTGCGGGAGCGGAACGCCTTGCTCATGTCGGCGGGTTACGCCCCGCGCTACCCCGAACGGTCGCTCGACGACCCGGCGCTGAGCGAGATGCGCGAGAGCCTGGACGTCCTGCTGCGCGGCTACGAGCCCTTCCCCGCGCTGGTCGTCGACGGCACGTACCAGGTGGTGGCGGCCAACCGGGGCGTCCCCCTGCTGCTGGAGGGCGTCGCCGAGGAGCTGCTGGCGCCGCCGCAGAACGCCATGCGGCTGACCCTGCACCCGCACGGCATGGCGCCGCGCATCCGCAACTTCCTGGAGTGGCGCTGCCACCTGCTGCACCAGATGGACCGTCAGCTCGCCCTGATGCGGTCGGCGCCGCTGCGCGCGCTGTACGACGAGGTCACCGGCTTCCCGATGCCGGACCCCTGCGGCGAGGAGCGGATGGCCGACCGGCGCGCCCCGGTCGCCCTGCCGATGGTGATCGACGTCGGCGGCCGGACGCTGTCGTTCGTCTCGACCATCGCCACCTTCAACACCCCGCTGGACGTGACCGTCTCCGAACTGGCGCTGGAGACCTTCCTCCCCGCCGACCAGGAGACGGCCGCGTACCTGCGGAGCCTCACGCCGTAG
- a CDS encoding AMP-dependent synthetase/ligase encodes MREITVPPLVPVPPSGGLADAVFEHAAATPDRVAFGRRAADGWRDVTAAAFRDEVTALAKGLLAEGVRVGDRVAIVSRTRYEWTLFDFALWSVGAQSVPLYPGASVEQVYWTLHDAEVSACVVEHGDHAMTVGSVVDRLPGLRRLWQLDAGAVEELTAAGAGVADEEVHRRRAAVTPGTPATVLYTPGTTGRPKACVLTHANFMAETDNVVGRFGPVFRPGTGPGSGRGEQASTLLVLPLAHVLGRMVQVAAVRAGVRVGHQSRMSGPVFLSELRSFRPTFLAAVPYVFERVFTAARHEAERTGRERTFERAVEVAVRHSGALEERAFGVGPGPGTALRVRRRVFDRLVYSGLRESLGGRLRFGLSGGAVLDRRLGLFFAGAGITLVEGYGLTETTGAVTANPPERPRFGTVGTPVPGTGVRIADDGEVWLRGPQVFAGYLGDPRGTEAVFRDGWLATGDLGALDDDGYLTIRGRKAESLATSEGTGVLPSALEERVRAHPLVDRCLVVGNGRPFLAALVTLDRPAVAHWCAMRGRPVPPPGELVRDPELEAEIRRAVVAANAQAPPAESIRTFRILPGQFTEEQGLVTPTMKLKRRAIEKAYAADVDALYRLPVS; translated from the coding sequence GTGCGCGAGATCACCGTCCCACCCCTGGTACCGGTGCCGCCCTCCGGCGGTCTGGCGGATGCCGTGTTCGAGCACGCCGCCGCCACTCCGGACCGGGTGGCGTTCGGCCGTCGGGCGGCCGACGGCTGGCGGGATGTGACGGCGGCGGCCTTCCGGGACGAGGTGACGGCGCTGGCCAAGGGCCTGTTGGCGGAGGGCGTCCGGGTCGGCGACCGGGTCGCGATCGTCTCCCGGACGCGTTACGAGTGGACGCTGTTCGACTTCGCCCTGTGGTCCGTCGGCGCCCAGTCGGTGCCGCTGTACCCGGGGGCGTCCGTGGAGCAGGTCTACTGGACGCTGCACGACGCGGAGGTCTCCGCCTGCGTCGTCGAGCACGGCGACCACGCCATGACCGTCGGCTCGGTCGTCGACCGGCTGCCCGGCCTGCGCCGGCTGTGGCAGCTCGACGCCGGGGCCGTCGAGGAGCTGACCGCGGCCGGCGCCGGGGTCGCGGACGAGGAGGTGCACCGCCGGCGCGCGGCCGTCACCCCCGGCACCCCGGCCACCGTCCTCTATACGCCGGGCACCACCGGCCGTCCCAAGGCGTGCGTCCTCACCCACGCCAACTTCATGGCGGAGACCGACAACGTCGTCGGCCGCTTCGGCCCGGTCTTCCGCCCCGGGACCGGCCCCGGTTCCGGCCGCGGGGAGCAGGCGTCCACCCTGCTCGTCCTGCCGCTCGCGCACGTCCTCGGCCGGATGGTCCAGGTCGCCGCCGTGCGGGCCGGGGTCCGGGTGGGGCACCAGTCCAGGATGTCGGGGCCGGTGTTCCTGTCCGAGCTGCGGAGTTTCCGCCCGACGTTCCTCGCCGCGGTCCCCTATGTGTTCGAGCGGGTCTTCACCGCCGCCCGTCACGAGGCCGAGCGCACCGGCCGCGAGCGGACGTTCGAGAGGGCCGTGGAGGTGGCCGTCCGCCACTCCGGCGCCCTGGAGGAGCGGGCGTTCGGCGTCGGCCCGGGCCCGGGTACGGCCCTGCGCGTCCGGCGCCGGGTGTTCGACCGGCTCGTCTACTCCGGGCTCCGGGAGAGTCTGGGCGGCCGGCTGCGGTTCGGGCTGTCGGGCGGCGCCGTCCTCGACCGGCGCCTCGGTCTCTTCTTCGCGGGCGCCGGCATCACCCTCGTCGAGGGCTACGGCCTGACGGAGACCACCGGTGCCGTGACCGCCAACCCGCCGGAGCGACCGCGCTTCGGCACGGTCGGCACGCCCGTCCCCGGCACCGGCGTGCGCATAGCGGACGACGGCGAGGTGTGGCTCCGGGGCCCGCAGGTCTTCGCCGGCTACCTGGGCGACCCGCGCGGCACCGAGGCGGTCTTCCGGGACGGCTGGCTGGCCACCGGGGACCTGGGCGCGCTCGACGACGACGGGTACCTGACGATCCGGGGCCGCAAGGCGGAGTCCCTGGCGACCTCCGAAGGGACGGGCGTCCTGCCCTCGGCCCTGGAGGAACGGGTCCGGGCGCACCCCCTGGTGGACCGCTGCCTGGTCGTCGGCAACGGCCGCCCGTTCCTCGCCGCTCTGGTCACCCTGGACCGCCCGGCGGTCGCGCACTGGTGCGCGATGCGCGGCCGGCCCGTCCCGCCCCCGGGCGAGCTGGTGCGCGACCCGGAGCTGGAGGCCGAGATCCGGCGGGCGGTGGTCGCCGCCAACGCGCAGGCGCCGCCGGCCGAGTCGATCCGCACCTTCCGCATCCTGCCCGGCCAGTTCACCGAGGAGCAGGGGCTGGTGACACCCACCATGAAGCTCAAACGGCGGGCGATAGAGAAGGCGTACGCGGCGGACGTCGACGCGCTGTACCGGCTGCCCGTGTCGTGA
- a CDS encoding 4a-hydroxytetrahydrobiopterin dehydratase has product MTVEPLSQQDVEERLRELPGWTTDGLLLRRTYTFAGHLPAAAMVLHIAVIQDELGHHAEVTLGYDRVGVAVNTHSVGGKVTGLDIELARRIEAVAAGHGARAV; this is encoded by the coding sequence ATGACGGTCGAACCGCTGTCGCAGCAGGACGTCGAGGAGCGCCTCCGGGAGCTCCCCGGCTGGACGACGGACGGACTGCTGCTGCGCCGTACCTACACCTTCGCCGGGCACCTCCCGGCGGCGGCCATGGTGCTGCACATCGCGGTCATCCAGGACGAGTTGGGGCATCACGCGGAGGTCACGCTCGGCTACGACCGGGTCGGTGTCGCGGTGAACACGCACAGCGTGGGCGGCAAGGTGACCGGCCTGGACATCGAACTCGCGCGCAGGATCGAGGCGGTGGCCGCCGGACACGGAGCGCGGGCGGTCTGA
- a CDS encoding nuclear transport factor 2 family protein produces the protein MSATSAQSAQSVHETAVARYLAAWNADAETLAAAVAAAWTEDGSYTDPLADVAGHEGITAVITAAHEQFPGFEFRPSGVVDGHHNTVRFGWELVSTADGSAPVAGFDVAVLAEDGRIRSVLGFLDRVPATA, from the coding sequence ATGTCCGCCACGTCCGCCCAGTCCGCCCAGTCCGTCCACGAGACCGCCGTCGCCCGCTACCTCGCCGCCTGGAACGCCGACGCGGAGACCCTCGCGGCGGCCGTCGCCGCCGCCTGGACCGAGGACGGCTCCTACACCGACCCGCTGGCCGACGTCGCCGGGCACGAGGGGATCACCGCCGTGATCACCGCCGCGCACGAGCAGTTCCCCGGCTTCGAGTTCCGGCCGTCCGGTGTCGTGGACGGGCACCACAACACCGTCCGCTTCGGCTGGGAGCTGGTCTCCACCGCCGACGGTTCCGCGCCCGTCGCCGGCTTCGACGTGGCCGTGCTCGCCGAGGACGGCCGCATCCGCAGCGTCCTCGGCTTCCTCGACCGGGTGCCCGCTACGGCGTGA
- a CDS encoding zinc-binding alcohol dehydrogenase family protein produces the protein MRRVRYYENGGPEVLRVEEAEVPRPGPGELLVRVEAIGVTLPVTRKVREGGLPHPAGLGGDVAGEVVSVGPDVTGFRAGERVTGLCFGDGYADYALLNASMASRIPDGASATDAVALVRCGLVARGAYEAARPAEGESVLVTGAAGGAGHLAVQIARARGAGRVVAAVGSREKLGFVMSLGADEAVTYEEESWGEPVDVILDAVGGDLLSPALQALAPGGRLVAYSSGGGTLRAYDLLVGAKSAIGFQMALIARHRPDLMEEWRQDLWALHAEGRLRPCVHAELPLEDAAKAHEIMESRANQGKVVLRPA, from the coding sequence ATGCGACGTGTCCGCTATTACGAGAACGGCGGCCCCGAGGTCCTGCGGGTCGAGGAGGCGGAGGTCCCCCGCCCCGGCCCGGGCGAACTGCTCGTGCGCGTCGAGGCGATCGGCGTGACCCTGCCCGTGACGCGGAAGGTCCGTGAGGGCGGGCTGCCTCATCCCGCCGGCCTGGGCGGTGACGTGGCGGGAGAGGTCGTCTCGGTCGGTCCGGACGTGACCGGGTTCCGGGCGGGCGAGCGGGTCACCGGCCTCTGCTTCGGCGACGGGTACGCGGACTACGCCCTGTTGAACGCCTCGATGGCTTCCCGGATCCCCGACGGCGCGAGCGCCACCGACGCCGTCGCCCTGGTCCGTTGCGGGCTCGTCGCGAGAGGCGCCTATGAGGCGGCACGGCCCGCCGAGGGCGAGTCGGTGCTGGTCACAGGGGCCGCCGGCGGTGCCGGGCATCTGGCCGTGCAGATCGCCCGGGCCCGCGGGGCGGGCCGTGTGGTGGCGGCGGTCGGCTCGCGGGAAAAGCTCGGGTTCGTCATGTCGCTGGGCGCCGACGAGGCCGTCACCTACGAGGAGGAGTCCTGGGGAGAACCGGTGGACGTCATCCTGGACGCGGTCGGCGGCGACCTCCTCTCCCCCGCCCTGCAAGCGCTCGCGCCCGGTGGGCGGTTGGTGGCCTACAGCTCCGGCGGGGGCACTCTCCGGGCGTACGACCTGCTGGTCGGCGCGAAATCGGCGATCGGCTTCCAGATGGCCCTGATAGCCCGCCACCGGCCCGACTTGATGGAGGAGTGGCGGCAGGACCTCTGGGCGCTGCACGCCGAGGGCCGGCTACGACCGTGCGTCCACGCCGAGCTGCCTTTGGAGGATGCCGCGAAGGCCCACGAGATCATGGAATCGCGGGCCAACCAGGGGAAGGTGGTCCTGCGACCGGCGTGA
- a CDS encoding MarR family winged helix-turn-helix transcriptional regulator — MAHTRTDPGTGEPALGHIQSLPSWLLNRASARGRRLVADALAQDGMRMPHHAVLSAVADLGPVAQAELGRTTGFDPKDMVGILNDLQAQELITRAPDPSDRRKNAITLTAEGRKRLNRLTELGDAANEELLSALSPAERELFLALLARVVDQG; from the coding sequence ATGGCACACACACGTACGGATCCCGGCACCGGCGAGCCCGCCCTCGGCCACATCCAGTCCCTCCCGAGCTGGCTGCTCAACCGCGCCTCCGCCCGCGGCCGCCGCCTCGTCGCCGACGCGCTCGCGCAGGACGGCATGCGCATGCCCCACCACGCCGTGCTCTCCGCCGTGGCCGATCTCGGCCCGGTCGCCCAGGCGGAGCTGGGCCGAACGACGGGGTTCGACCCCAAGGACATGGTCGGCATCCTCAACGACCTCCAGGCGCAGGAGCTGATCACCCGCGCCCCCGACCCGTCCGACCGCCGCAAGAACGCCATCACGCTCACCGCCGAAGGCCGCAAGCGCCTCAACCGCCTCACCGAGCTGGGGGACGCGGCCAACGAGGAACTGCTGTCCGCTCTTTCGCCGGCCGAGCGGGAGCTGTTCCTCGCCCTGCTCGCCCGCGTCGTCGACCAGGGCTGA
- the fdhD gene encoding formate dehydrogenase accessory sulfurtransferase FdhD has translation MGRVTARRRVIRIRDGAVNTRPDTLVAEEPLEIRVNGKPLAITMRTPGDDFALAAGFLVSEGVLGRAEDLANIVYCAGAKDDGSNTYNVVDVRLAPGVPVPDVSLERNVYTTSSCGLCGKASLDAVRTTARWPVSDGPEPVRLSPALLATLPDRLRASQTVFDRTGGLHGAALFTAEGELLDVREDVGRHNAVDKLVGRALREGSLPLSGTVLLVSGRASFELAQKAAMAGIPVLAAVSAPSSLAVDLAVETGMTLVGFLRGSSMNVYAGEERIVMP, from the coding sequence ATGGGACGGGTCACCGCACGCCGCCGCGTCATCCGCATCCGGGACGGGGCGGTGAACACGCGCCCCGACACGCTGGTGGCGGAGGAGCCGCTGGAGATCCGGGTCAACGGCAAACCGCTGGCGATCACCATGCGCACGCCGGGCGACGACTTCGCGCTGGCGGCCGGGTTCCTGGTCAGCGAGGGGGTGCTCGGACGGGCCGAGGACCTGGCGAACATCGTCTACTGCGCGGGGGCCAAGGACGACGGCTCCAACACCTACAACGTCGTCGACGTCCGGCTCGCTCCCGGCGTGCCCGTCCCCGATGTGAGCCTGGAACGCAACGTCTACACCACGTCGTCGTGCGGACTGTGCGGCAAGGCCAGCCTGGACGCGGTACGGACCACGGCCCGTTGGCCGGTTTCGGACGGCCCGGAGCCCGTCCGCCTCTCGCCCGCGCTGCTGGCCACCCTCCCCGATCGGCTGCGGGCGTCCCAGACGGTCTTCGACCGCACCGGCGGCTTGCACGGGGCGGCCCTCTTCACCGCGGAGGGCGAACTCCTGGACGTACGCGAGGACGTCGGACGGCACAACGCGGTCGACAAGCTCGTCGGCAGGGCGCTGCGCGAGGGGTCCCTGCCCCTGTCCGGCACCGTGCTGCTGGTCTCCGGGCGGGCCTCCTTCGAGCTGGCGCAGAAGGCGGCCATGGCGGGGATCCCCGTCCTGGCCGCCGTGTCGGCGCCCTCGTCCCTGGCCGTCGACCTGGCGGTGGAGACGGGGATGACCCTGGTGGGGTTCCTGCGCGGGTCGTCGATGAATGTCTACGCGGGCGAGGAGCGCATTGTGATGCCGTGA